In Patescibacteria group bacterium, the sequence TTTTGATTCCGGCTTAGGAGGCTTGTTGCTCACGCGCAGCCTGGTTGAAGCGTTACCGCAATACGATTACGTTTATTTAGGCGATACTGCTCGAGTGCCTTATGGTAATCGTTCTCAGGCCGCTGTCTATGAATTTACCAAGCAAGCCGTTGAGTATTTATTTAACCAGGATTGCCAACTAATTATTTTAGCTTGCAATACTGCCTCAGCCGAGGCCTTGCGTAGAATCCAGCAAGAATATCTATCAAAACATTATCCAGAGCGGCGGGTATTGGGAGTGATTATCCCAACTGCCGAAGCGACTGTAGCCGAACATCCCCAAAAAATAGGCGTATTAGCGACTACCAGCACGGTTAATTCAGGTACATATCTTAGAGAACTGCATAAATTGGATTCGCATCTTCAGATTGTTCAACAAACCGCCCCCTTGCTGGTGCCTTTGATTGAAAATGATGGTTTACAATGGATCGAGCCTATCTTAGAGAGCTACTTAAAGCCGCTGCGAGAAGCGCATATAAATACTCTGATTTTAGGCTGCACTCATTATCCTTTCATTAAGGATTTAATCAGACAAAAACTGCCGACCGAGGTGAAAGTGTTATCGCAAGATGAAATTATTCCAGATAAACTGCGTGATTACCTGGAGCGTCATCCCGAAATTGATCAGTTGCTGGCCAAAGGCGGGGAGAGGAAATATCTAGTCACCGATTTAACCGAAAACATCCAAACTCTCGCCAAGGATTTATTTGGGTCAGAAATTATATTGGAACTAGTCAGTTTAGAATAAATCAGAATCGGTAGCCCATGCTATACCAAGGCTTCCGTCTTCGCATCAGCTGCGCCGGAATATGACGCAGGGCAGTCTTCGCTTTTATTTAATATATGGCGAAGCCAGGCGTAGCTTCCGTAAGGAAGCGAAGACTGGAGCGGGATACCAGAATCGGACTGGCGCCTCAACCTTGGGAAGGTCGCATTCTACCACTAAACTAATCCCGCACTATTTTCTGTCAGTTGCTCTAAATGCTAACTACTAAATGCTAGATGCTATCTCATTATACCAATTGCCCCAACTACTAGGTTGGAGAAATTAGTTTAATTGGTTATATTGGATAGAGTTACGTTGTAGCTCTTTTCCTTTTTGTCGCTGGTTTGGATAGTGTTTTCCGGCATTTGGCGCAGACCAGTGCAGATGTCCGACGGCCACCTGCGGTAGTCGTCATCTTAGCCAAATTAGGCTGCCAAGTATGCGGAGTATGCCGCTTGGAGTGGCTCACATTGTGTCCGGTTTGCCGACCCTTGCCGCAGATAGTACAGATTCTACTCATAGTCTTTTCTTTAACTTTCCCCAGCTTATCAACTTATTCGATAATTCGCAACTATAATTTTATGCTGCTAGGCTCACTTTCTTTCACTACCATCGTGTTTGCTATCGTTGCCCTGATCATTGCTATCACGGTCCACGAATTTTCCCATGCCCTGATTGCTACTTGGATGGGTGATTCCACGGCTAAATTATCCGGCAGATTAACTCTTAATCCGTTAGCTCATCTCGATCCGGTTGGTTCAGTGGTGTTATTGATCGCTGGATTTGGCTGGGGCAAGCCGGTGCCTTATAATCCGCATTTTGTCCGGCGGGGAGTCTGGGGCGAAGCTCTGATAGCTTTAGCCGGGCCGGTTAGTAATATTATAGTAGCCGCATTGTTTGCTTTGCCGGCCAGAATTTATTTTATGCAAACTGGGCAATTAGCCGATGGTAATATTTTTAAATTCTTGGCCACGGTAGTGGTGCTCAATGTCGCTTTAGCCGCTTTTAATTTGTTTCCCATTCCGCCTTTGGATGGATCTAAAGTTTTGTATTTAATTTTAGATCGGCTGACCTTCGGTAATGTAGATTGGTGGCCGAATTTTGAGCGCATGGGACCGATGATTTTATTGACTTTATTGTTCGCCGAGCGGCTATTCAGTATCAACATTATTTTTAGGCTCCTAGACCCTATTATATTTTTGATCAACTGGATTACTGGCGCTAGTGGCCCAATTTTTTAGATGAGTTTTGCAGACGTAGTGTTGACGCTATTTGTTTTGGCAATGGTAAAATAAAAGTACTCCATTGTATTCGCTAGCAATTTTGACCCAACAAAATTTCTGATACGGGATCCCTATATCGCCACGGTCCTATTAGCAAGTTGTGTCTCAAAAAATACGACTTCCTAATCGGGCTGTGGTTGCGGGAACCCACCTAGTTTACTAGGATCAGAATTTGTCTGGCGAATCTATGGAGCTTTTAATATTCCCCTCCTGCCGGAGGAGGGGTTAGGGGAGGTGGGAGTATATATTCCCCGAGCGGAGTCGAGGGGCTACCTTTGATTTTGTAAAATCATTAAAACATTTTCTTGTTACCTTTCCAGAAAGGTAACACCAAAGCTTCAGGCAGTCGTCGAGGCTATGAAATGGCAAAAATCTCTGGGTGTTCTCGCTAAACTCGCCCTGCTGGGCTCACACATAGCTTCACCCACAGAGATTTTACTCATTTCATTACCGCCTCTCCTCCAATGCCCGTTTTAGAACTGCAAAACCAGTGGCTCAATAATCCGTCGGATGGCGGATTGGGGCGCTGGAGCCGGAGGAGGGATTCGAACCCTCGACTTGCTGTTTACGAAACAGCTACTCTACCACTGAGTTACTCCGGCATATTCATACACCTAAGATAAATATACTATACCAATAAAAAAGAGCGCTACCTTACTCAAGGTAGCGCTATAATTGCAAACCTAACAATTACATTGCTCTTACAGTTTTTACAGGCAGATTGTTCCCCTTCGATGTGCGGATATTAGCCAATTTGGCTATTTCCTTGAGATCTGCGTCCCAGTCGATGGGTCTGTTCAAGGTCGTACTGACTAAGTCAGCGGCCTGTTTAATGCACTGAAACAACTTGAACAGATCTACATTAGCGCCCTTCCAAATGTTTGCGACGTCTTGGTTACCAATCGCCAATGTGGTTTTGGTGTTATTGCGTGAGCATGCCTCTGGCCAAAGCAATTCCACAAGACAATCACCATCTACTAAAGGAAATTCTTCCTCCCGCCACTCTATGAATGGGTCTGTGGTGGGGGGATGAATGTGCACTTTTGCGTATCCACCCGTATTGACGCTGAATAACGCATCCCGGCTGAATAACCTATCAATCACATTGTCCTTGGGTATCGATTGATAATTTAAGAAGTTATTCGTCGGAGGCAATATAGCAACGTTTATGAATTCGAGAACGGGACCATACCAATCCCTAAAAATGTTTCCCCCGACGCGCGTATCACGGAAATGAATCGTTACTATTAATTCTCCCTCTCTCTCGGATACTTTTTCTTGCAGGCCGATAAGAACTTGGCGATGTTTGTTGTACTCGTCCTGGTCAGGAATAGGATGAGCATATCGATCCAAAAACTTATCAATAGCTTTAACCCCATGATAAACCTTCGTTTTATTGCTAGGCATTTAAGCCTCCTTTACCTGTTCACAGGTAGGTACTTTCTAATGTTAATATGCGAGAACATCTTATAGTATCAAAAATAACCCCGCTGGCATAGACGAATACCCAAATTACAAACCGAAGCACGCAGTGCTGTTTGTAATTTGGAGAGGAGCAGTGACAAAGCGTTTATGACTTTTGCAAAACTAGCAAAAGGATAAAGTGGAGTCCACTGCGACGATGGTCGGGGTGCCGAGATTCGAACTCGGGACCTCACGCCCCCTAGACGTGCGCCATAAACCACTAGGCTACACCCCGTATTTTCAATATATCTCTCAGAAGTCTATGGCCAGAACCTTGTTTGAAGTATGTCTCTCTTTGCTTGGCCTGGGCTCGGGTATCATAATCTTCTTGATAAATTATCTTCCATGGACCGCCTATTTTCTTAGTATAACTAGATATTCCCTTGTTGTGAGCGTCCAGGCGATTACTTAGATTAGCTGTCTGGCCAATATATATCTTACCCTGGCTATTGGCAATGACATAGACATAATACATATCTATTAGTTAGCCATAAATTCTGCTGTACAGCAGAACTACACCCCGTTTATCAATCCTATTTAATCATATCAGGTGTTATTATATAAACATGCAAAAATACATTCTTTATACAGATGGGGGGGCCAGAGGCAACCCGGGGCCGGCGGCGGCCGGGGTGGTGATTTATGATGCACACCTAAAAGAAGTTGATAAATTCGCCCATTATTTGGGAGTAGCCACGAATAATCAAGCGGAATATCAAGCGCTGATTTTAGGGCTGGGCCGGATTCAAAAACTGGTGGGCGATGCCCATAAAATTGCCGAAACTGCGGTGGAAGTATTTATGGACAGCGAATTGATCGTGAAACAACTCTCCGGCGAATACCGCGTGAAAAACAAAGACCTAAAACCGTTAGTGGCCAAAGTCGAAGAATTGGTAGCTAAATTCGCGGCAGTCAAATTCCAACACATTTTCCGCGACAAAAACACTCTCGCCGATAAGTTATTGAATATCGAACTGGATAAACATACTGTCTAAATAAAAAACGGGCAGGAGTCCCGTTTTGAGTGAGAGAGGGAAGGAGAAGAGGAGTGAAGACTAGGAGGTTTTCGGATTGGTTGAAGGAAGGTAGGAAGGAGTTCCCATCTCTCACCCGAAAAGGGAGAGTCCTGCCGTTTGAAGGTTCATAAGCTTTCGCTCATCCCTATTATAGCAAATCAATTGTTTTACAATCCCCATTGCAAAAATAAGGCGGCCGCCCAGTTTGATAGTAAGAAAAATGCAGACTCAGTAGGTTTAGTTGAGTATAAGAGGAATAATAAATTAACTAATCAGGATGAGGCTACGCAAAAACGCTATAGCGTTTTTGCGTAGCCAAGGGGAGAGTGATG encodes:
- a CDS encoding site-2 protease family protein; protein product: MLLGSLSFTTIVFAIVALIIAITVHEFSHALIATWMGDSTAKLSGRLTLNPLAHLDPVGSVVLLIAGFGWGKPVPYNPHFVRRGVWGEALIALAGPVSNIIVAALFALPARIYFMQTGQLADGNIFKFLATVVVLNVALAAFNLFPIPPLDGSKVLYLILDRLTFGNVDWWPNFERMGPMILLTLLFAERLFSINIIFRLLDPIIFLINWITGASGPIF
- the murI gene encoding glutamate racemase encodes the protein MKIGIFDSGLGGLLLTRSLVEALPQYDYVYLGDTARVPYGNRSQAAVYEFTKQAVEYLFNQDCQLIILACNTASAEALRRIQQEYLSKHYPERRVLGVIIPTAEATVAEHPQKIGVLATTSTVNSGTYLRELHKLDSHLQIVQQTAPLLVPLIENDGLQWIEPILESYLKPLREAHINTLILGCTHYPFIKDLIRQKLPTEVKVLSQDEIIPDKLRDYLERHPEIDQLLAKGGERKYLVTDLTENIQTLAKDLFGSEIILELVSLE
- the rpmB gene encoding 50S ribosomal protein L28; the protein is MSRICTICGKGRQTGHNVSHSKRHTPHTWQPNLAKMTTTAGGRRTSALVCAKCRKTLSKPATKRKRATT
- a CDS encoding ribonuclease HI family protein, with translation MQKYILYTDGGARGNPGPAAAGVVIYDAHLKEVDKFAHYLGVATNNQAEYQALILGLGRIQKLVGDAHKIAETAVEVFMDSELIVKQLSGEYRVKNKDLKPLVAKVEELVAKFAAVKFQHIFRDKNTLADKLLNIELDKHTV